Within Nocardia terpenica, the genomic segment CGTCGTGCCGGGAAATATCTCGATCGCGCTGTCGAGCGGGGGCGGGACGAGCAGCGTGACCGCCAGCGGCGGCGGCAGACCGCATCCGCGTGCGAATCTCGCACACGCGTAACCGCCGTGCGCCGAATCGGCTGGGCCGTTGAAAACGCGGTCGATCGATAGTCGAATCGGGTCGGACGCGGGCCCCGAATGACTGATCATGAACCGATTCTCGGTGGACGGGCCGCTGGACCGGTGGCATCCGCGCCCCGGGGTTCATCGGCCCCCGCCCTGCTCAGGGCGGCGATGATCAGGCCGCTACCGGCTTTCTGCGGATGTCCGCGGGTACGGGGACACGGGAAGCGCCGGGCCGCCGCGACTCCCGTACCGGACTGTTGCCCGTTCCGCTGTCACGGGGCCCTCCAGCGTCGCGACCGGCGGCCACGGCGCGACCGACCATCCATCACACGTAGTGCCCCTCGCCGACCATGAGCGGCATGGCCTTTCCAACGTCGGCTCGGGTCGTGATCGTAGGCGGCGGCGTCATCGGCGTGAGCATCGCATACCACCTGGCACGGGTCGGTGTTCGCGACGTCGTGCTGCTCGAACGCGACAGTCTCGGTGCGGGTTCCACCAGCCGCGCCGCCGGCGGGATCCGCGCGCAGTTCTCCGACCCGCTCAATATCTCGATCGCCCTGCGCAGCATGGCCGCCTACCGGCGGTTCGCCGCGGACTTCGGCCAGGAGATCGACCTGCACACCACCGGCTACCTGTTCCTGCTGTCGCGGCCGGAGGACGTGGCGGCGTTCGAGCGGAGCGTCGCGCTGCAGAACGAGTTCGGCGTGCCCAGCCGGATGATCGATCCCGTTGCGGCACAGCGTCTCTCGCCACTGATCGAGATCGACGGCCTGCTGGCGGCATCCTATTCGCCCGACGACGGCCACTGCACGCCCGAATCGGTGGTCCTGGGCTACGCGACCGCCGCGCGCAGGCTCGGCGCACGGCTGATCACGCAGTGCGAGGTCACCGGAATCCGGGTGGCGGACGGCGAGATACGCGCCGTCGACACGAACCGGGGCACTCTTGCCGCGTCGACCGTGATCTGCGCCGCGGGCGCGTGGTCGGCGACGATCGGCGATATGGTCGGCGTGCGGTTGCCCGTGGTGCCCTACCGGCGGCAACTCGCCTTCACCGATCGCATCGACCCCGACGTGCCGGTGCCGATGACGCTCGATTTCTCCTCGGCGCTGTACTTCCGGCGCGAGGGACGCGGATTGCTCGTCGGACTGTCCGACCCGGACGAGCAGCCCGGTTTCGAGACCCGGCAGTCCGGCACCTGGCTGGCCAAGACGACCGAGGCACTGGCCGCCCGCGCACCGCGGCTGCTCGATGTCGGCCTGGCGGGCGGCTGGGCCGGACTGTACGAGGTGACCCCCGACCACAACGCGCTGCTCGGCGAGGCCGCCGGGGTGGGCCGATTCCTGTACGCCACCGGGTTTTCCGGGCACGGATTCATGCAGGCGCCCGCCGTGGGCGAGATCGTCGCGGATCTGGTGCGCGAGCGCCCGCCCTTCGTCGACGTGCACGCCCTGCATGCCGAGCGCTTCTCCGGTCGGCAGCGATGTGCGGAGTTGAACTATGTCTGACAGTGTCGAACCCGGGGCCGACGCGGTGACTTGGCACATCACCGAGTCGTGGCGGCGAGCCCTCGGCGTGCCGGAGATCGCGGACGACGACGACTTCTTCGAACTCGGCGGCAACTCGCTACTGGTTACCCGGATCGTGTCCTATCTGCGCCGCGAACTGCAGGTCGAGGTCGAGATGCTGCAGGTCTTCGACACCTCCTGCTTCGGCGAATTCCGCAGCGTGGTCGAGGAATCGGTGGCACGGTCGAAGGAGTCGGGCCGATGAGCGCTGAACAGTCGGCGCGCCGCCGGCAACTGCTGTCGGTGCTGATGCGGCGGGAGGGCATGGCAGCACCGGCTCCCGCCATCGAGCGAGCGGATCGCAGCGGTCCGCTGCCGATGTCGTATGCGCAGCAACGATTGTGGGTGCTGGACCGGTTGCTGCCGCGCAAGTCGGTCTACAACGCGCCGATGGCGTATCGGGTCGGCGGCCCGCTCGACGTGGCCGCGCTGCGCGGCGCCTTCGGTGTCCTGGTGGCCCGCCACGAAACCCTGCGCACCACGTTCACCGTTCGTGACGGCATGCCGGTACAGGTGATCGGCGCACCGGCGGAGGTTCCCGTCCGGGTGATCCGAGCGGATTCGGAGGCCGACGCCGAGCGGCTCGCCCGCGCGGAGGCCGCCGAACCGTTCGATCTCGAACACGGACCGCTGCTGCGCGTCACGGTGCTCGAGCTGGCACCCGACGATCACGTCCTGCTGCTGACGATGCACCACATCATCACCGACAGCTGGTCGCTGTGGGTGATGTACCGGGAGCTGGCGATCGCCTACGCCGCCACCCGCTCGGGGCAGATTCCGGAACTGCCGGAGCTGCCGATTCAGTACGCCGACTTCGCGGCCTGGCAGCGCGCCCCGCAGACGGAGGCCCGGCAGCGGAGCGATCTGGACTACTGGGTGGAACGACTGCGCGGGGCTCCGCAGATCGTGACCATCCCTGCGGACCGGACCCGCTCGGTGGTACCGCAATTCGACGGCGGCGAGCACATGTTCACCCTGCCCGAGCAGACGGCCGCGACCCTGCGCGCGCTGGCGGTGCAGGAGAACGCGACGCTGTTCATGGTCCTGTCGGCCGCGCTGGCGGTGCTGCTGGCCCGCTACAGCGGCGAGTACGACGTCGTGATCGGCTCGCCGGTCGCCGGTCGCGGCCTGGTCGAATTGGAGCCGCTGGTCGGCTTTTTCGTCAACAGCATCGTGCTGCGGATCGATCTCACCGACAACCCGACCTTCCGCGAGACCGTGCGGCGTGCGCGCCGGGCCGCCCTGGACGCCTACGACCACCAGGATCTGCCGTTCGATCGTCTGGTCGAGCAATTGCAGCCCGTGCGGCAGCTGAGCGTGCACCCGCTGCACCAGATCAGCTTCCAGGTCATGACCCCGCTCGACGCCACCACCGGTGAACTGGCCCTGGACTCCGTCGCGGGGGCGGGCACCGAGGTGGCTCCGACCCTGCCGGGGTTGACGATTCGGCCGTTCCCGACCGGGACGGGCACCAACAAGTTCGATCTCGCCATGTCCGTCGCGGACACCCCGGAGCTGCTGGCCGGGCGGATCGAATACTCCGCGGATCTGTACGACCACGCCACGATCGAACGCGTCGCCGACGGATTCCGATCGATCCTCGCCGCCGCCGCCCATCGGCCCGATGCCCGCGTGACCGAGCTTCCGCTCCTCGGTGAACGGGATCTGCACCTCGTGCTCGAGGAGTGGAACGCAACCACCGTCGACTGCGAACAGCGTTGCCTGCACGAGCTGTTCGCCGACCACGCCCGCCGGACCCCGGACCGGGTGGCGGTGCGCGCCGAGGGTCGATCGCTGTCCTACGGGGAACTCGATCGCCACGGCAATGCGCTCGCCCATCGGCTGCGCGAGCTCGGCGCCGGTCCCGAACGCATCGTCGCCATCTGCGCCGAACGGTCGGCGGAGGCCGTCA encodes:
- a CDS encoding NAD(P)/FAD-dependent oxidoreductase → MAFPTSARVVIVGGGVIGVSIAYHLARVGVRDVVLLERDSLGAGSTSRAAGGIRAQFSDPLNISIALRSMAAYRRFAADFGQEIDLHTTGYLFLLSRPEDVAAFERSVALQNEFGVPSRMIDPVAAQRLSPLIEIDGLLAASYSPDDGHCTPESVVLGYATAARRLGARLITQCEVTGIRVADGEIRAVDTNRGTLAASTVICAAGAWSATIGDMVGVRLPVVPYRRQLAFTDRIDPDVPVPMTLDFSSALYFRREGRGLLVGLSDPDEQPGFETRQSGTWLAKTTEALAARAPRLLDVGLAGGWAGLYEVTPDHNALLGEAAGVGRFLYATGFSGHGFMQAPAVGEIVADLVRERPPFVDVHALHAERFSGRQRCAELNYV
- a CDS encoding phosphopantetheine-binding protein, yielding MSDSVEPGADAVTWHITESWRRALGVPEIADDDDFFELGGNSLLVTRIVSYLRRELQVEVEMLQVFDTSCFGEFRSVVEESVARSKESGR